One window of the Natrinema sp. CBA1119 genome contains the following:
- a CDS encoding outer membrane lipoprotein carrier protein LolA: MNRRRLLATSAAVALAGCLSDSDDDEPPTGAGLVRDAIETRRHMRSLEARRTVSVDAPDETVERVERIARRPPAKQRIEVLESTDPDVPVGSVTVTNRATTWEYNPSSAVVDKQFHPNKVDTDKTRLVLENLLEEYRLGYEGTETVDGRTAHVVETKPPVDDIGPKVELVVGDTTYVMPVNIIRDLEKLEVVRTVWIDDEYRYPIRERNTMREDGETRHDLTVTYEDLSVDEGLAPGTFTYEPPNGVTVVTDGREPEGVFERRGAAEAHLPYELPEPDVPDAYALDRITVIDREDEYGGTTAMLWYNDPNVVARELYVAVREFQRFSPTSPTLEETEVDGTTAYRRDGRIQTIFWTCDDLSYEVSSLTDDTPLLEIAASIGCS; the protein is encoded by the coding sequence ATGAACCGTCGTCGGCTCCTCGCGACGAGTGCCGCTGTCGCACTCGCCGGCTGTCTCAGTGATTCCGACGACGACGAGCCGCCGACGGGCGCGGGTCTCGTCCGAGACGCAATCGAGACGCGCCGCCACATGCGGTCCCTCGAGGCCCGGCGAACCGTGTCGGTCGACGCCCCGGACGAGACCGTCGAACGGGTCGAGCGCATCGCTCGACGACCGCCGGCCAAACAGCGGATCGAAGTGCTCGAGTCGACCGATCCGGACGTTCCGGTCGGTTCGGTCACCGTGACGAACCGAGCGACGACGTGGGAGTACAACCCGTCATCGGCGGTGGTGGACAAACAGTTCCATCCGAACAAGGTCGACACCGACAAGACGCGCCTCGTTCTCGAGAACCTCCTCGAGGAGTACCGCCTCGGCTACGAGGGGACGGAGACCGTCGACGGCCGCACTGCACACGTCGTCGAGACGAAACCGCCGGTCGACGACATCGGACCGAAGGTCGAGCTCGTCGTCGGAGACACGACGTACGTCATGCCGGTGAACATCATCCGAGACCTCGAGAAACTCGAGGTGGTCCGGACCGTATGGATCGACGACGAGTATCGGTATCCGATCAGGGAACGGAACACGATGCGTGAGGACGGCGAAACGCGCCACGACCTGACCGTCACGTACGAGGATCTTTCGGTCGACGAGGGGCTCGCACCGGGGACGTTCACGTACGAACCACCGAACGGAGTGACCGTCGTTACCGATGGCCGCGAGCCCGAAGGTGTCTTCGAGCGTCGAGGGGCTGCCGAAGCGCACCTCCCGTACGAGCTTCCGGAACCGGACGTGCCGGACGCGTACGCGCTCGATCGGATCACCGTTATCGATCGAGAAGACGAGTACGGTGGGACCACCGCGATGCTGTGGTACAACGATCCGAACGTGGTCGCACGCGAACTCTACGTGGCCGTCCGAGAGTTCCAGCGGTTCAGCCCGACGTCGCCGACGCTCGAGGAAACCGAGGTCGACGGTACCACGGCCTACCGTCGCGACGGCCGAATTCAAACCATTTTCTGGACGTGTGACGACCTGAGCTACGAGGTCTCGAGTCTCACTGACGATACGCCGCTGCTCGAAATTGCGGCGTCGATCGGTTGTTCGTGA
- a CDS encoding methyltransferase domain-containing protein: MSKSLDTDKLEREVKSMYRDVAESVDAAFHFETGRNLVDRLGYDPDDLEYVPDASIDSFAGVGYHFDLAELEPGEAVLDLGSGSGMDTFVAGVHVTETGTVTGIDMTDEQVEKARNLAADAGFHNIEFHQGYIETLPFEDGSFDAAISNGVINLSAEKDRVFEEVSRVLKPDGRLALSDIVSEQRLSESIKTNADLWAACIGGAEQVDDYTAMIETPGFELIEVRDNPQYEFTSERAQSACQKYGVKSISLVARKR, encoded by the coding sequence ATGAGCAAATCGCTCGACACGGACAAACTCGAACGTGAGGTCAAGTCGATGTATCGGGACGTCGCCGAGTCCGTTGACGCGGCGTTCCACTTCGAGACGGGTCGCAACCTCGTCGACCGTCTTGGCTACGACCCCGACGATCTCGAGTACGTTCCCGACGCGTCGATCGACTCGTTCGCGGGCGTCGGCTACCACTTCGATCTGGCCGAGCTCGAGCCGGGCGAGGCAGTGCTCGACCTCGGTAGCGGGTCGGGAATGGACACCTTCGTCGCGGGAGTACATGTCACTGAGACCGGCACGGTGACGGGTATCGATATGACCGACGAGCAGGTCGAGAAGGCTCGCAACCTGGCAGCGGATGCCGGCTTCCACAACATCGAGTTCCACCAGGGGTACATTGAGACCCTTCCGTTCGAGGATGGATCGTTCGATGCGGCAATCTCGAACGGCGTGATCAACCTCTCGGCGGAGAAGGATCGTGTCTTCGAAGAGGTGAGCCGCGTGCTCAAGCCCGACGGTCGGTTAGCACTCTCGGATATCGTCAGCGAGCAACGACTGTCTGAGAGCATCAAAACCAACGCGGACCTCTGGGCGGCCTGTATCGGTGGCGCCGAACAGGTCGACGACTACACGGCGATGATCGAAACACCTGGCTTCGAACTCATCGAAGTTCGGGATAACCCGCAGTACGAGTTCACCTCAGAACGGGCGCAGAGTGCGTGCCAGAAGTACGGCGTGAAAAGCATCTCACTCGTCGCTCGAAAGCGCTAA
- a CDS encoding OsmC family protein: MADERQLLHGIDLETLEGFAAHAAENPEAVQFGLGASATYEGTAAHSLAKVDSYELGGETITRETREYTIPYGAWKEVLDAGGWVGGTDRLEPVEAALSALAACINVGISINAAANGVDIDHLQTHVRTDFDPAVLFSLEELKEADSVFENLSAEVEIDGEGLDQDLIDEWARRAPVYTFVSFAQDVDMSINAPAEVVGDD; encoded by the coding sequence ATGGCTGACGAACGACAACTATTGCACGGTATCGACCTCGAAACACTCGAGGGGTTCGCCGCACACGCAGCGGAGAACCCCGAAGCCGTCCAGTTCGGCCTCGGGGCGTCCGCGACCTACGAGGGGACGGCCGCGCACAGTCTGGCGAAAGTCGATAGCTACGAGCTCGGGGGTGAGACGATTACTCGTGAAACGCGCGAATACACGATTCCCTACGGTGCCTGGAAGGAAGTATTGGACGCCGGTGGGTGGGTCGGCGGGACCGATCGGCTCGAACCGGTCGAAGCAGCGCTGTCGGCGCTGGCTGCCTGTATCAACGTCGGCATCAGCATCAACGCCGCCGCGAACGGCGTCGATATCGACCACCTTCAGACGCACGTCCGGACCGATTTCGATCCAGCAGTTCTCTTCAGTCTCGAGGAACTCAAAGAGGCCGACTCGGTCTTCGAGAACCTCTCTGCCGAGGTCGAGATCGACGGCGAGGGTCTCGATCAGGACCTGATCGACGAATGGGCGCGGCGGGCACCCGTCTACACGTTCGTCTCTTTCGCCCAGGACGTCGATATGAGCATCAACGCGCCCGCCGAGGTGGTGGGCGACGACTAA
- a CDS encoding winged helix-turn-helix domain-containing protein: MKQYTRDSPVVDIAYLARSEHRVPTLVALTERPRSRSELCELAGVSSSTMRRTLDEFDDRLWIRKDEYQYVATRLGEAIASGMEDLIERVETERTLRHVWHWLPDAIGEFPFKTWSELTVTVAEPDAPYRPVGRFESLLRETTTVRSLRPEVALMDPCFDVLHRLIDEGVDVTLIDRPECHEYFISTYPDRSSAMMQRDNFTVLEHDDLPPYGIGLLDERVTISCYEQDSGTVHALIDTDAPAVREWAASAYETYRSDARRVEPQTSVG; this comes from the coding sequence GTGAAACAGTATACTAGAGACTCGCCGGTCGTCGACATAGCGTATCTCGCGCGGTCCGAACATCGTGTCCCGACGCTCGTCGCACTGACGGAGCGCCCCCGGAGCCGCTCCGAACTCTGCGAGTTGGCCGGGGTTTCGTCGTCCACGATGCGCCGGACGCTGGACGAATTCGACGACCGGCTCTGGATCCGCAAAGACGAGTACCAGTACGTCGCGACACGACTGGGAGAAGCTATCGCGTCCGGGATGGAGGACTTGATCGAACGGGTCGAAACCGAGCGAACGTTGCGTCACGTCTGGCACTGGCTCCCCGACGCTATCGGCGAGTTTCCGTTCAAGACGTGGTCGGAACTGACCGTAACCGTTGCCGAACCCGACGCTCCGTATCGTCCGGTGGGACGATTCGAGTCGCTTCTCCGGGAGACGACCACCGTACGGTCTCTTCGCCCGGAAGTCGCGCTGATGGATCCGTGTTTCGACGTGCTCCACCGACTGATCGACGAGGGCGTAGACGTGACGTTGATCGACCGGCCGGAGTGTCACGAGTATTTCATTTCGACGTACCCGGATCGCAGTTCGGCGATGATGCAACGGGACAATTTCACGGTTCTAGAGCACGATGACCTCCCTCCATACGGGATCGGTCTGCTCGACGAACGCGTTACGATCAGTTGCTACGAGCAGGATAGTGGAACGGTACACGCACTGATCGACACCGACGCGCCGGCGGTCCGCGAGTGGGCGGCGTCCGCCTACGAAACCTACAGGTCCGATGCACGCCGCGTCGAACCGCAAACGAGCGTCGGGTAA
- the aroA gene encoding 3-phosphoshikimate 1-carboxyvinyltransferase codes for MNVTITPSSVRGTARAPPSKSYTHRAILAAGYADGATVRDALWSADTQATARAVELFGGDVDRCDDGSLEIDGFDGRPEVPADVIDCANSGTTMRLVTAAAALADGTAVLTGDESLRSRPQGPLLEALTDLGVRADSTRGNGQAPLVVTGPLAGGELSIPGDVSSQYITALLLAGAVTDEGISIELETELKSAPYVDITLEVLDDFGVEARKTDAGFAVDGRQSYRPAGGDYAVPGDFSSISYPLAAGAIAGTEGEGVRIEGAHPSAQGDTAIVDIVERMGADVDWDRDAGTIDVSTAALSGIEVDVEDTPDLLPTIATLGAVAEGDTHIANAEHVRYKETDRVSAMAEELGKMGVETTEERDSLTVHGGDSSLSGATVSGRDDHRIIMALALAGLVADGETTIEGADHVDVSFPGFFGMLEELGVGLERLE; via the coding sequence ATGAACGTCACTATCACGCCCTCGAGCGTCCGCGGGACGGCGCGAGCACCGCCCTCGAAGAGTTACACGCACCGGGCGATCCTCGCGGCGGGCTACGCCGACGGGGCGACCGTCCGCGACGCGCTCTGGAGCGCGGACACGCAGGCGACCGCCCGCGCGGTCGAACTCTTCGGCGGCGACGTCGACCGGTGCGATGACGGCTCCCTCGAGATCGACGGCTTCGACGGCCGACCCGAGGTCCCGGCGGACGTCATCGACTGCGCGAACAGCGGGACGACGATGCGACTCGTCACCGCCGCGGCCGCACTCGCGGACGGTACCGCGGTGCTGACGGGCGACGAGTCCCTGCGCTCGCGCCCTCAGGGGCCGCTGCTCGAGGCACTGACCGATCTCGGCGTTCGAGCCGACAGCACCCGCGGGAACGGGCAGGCCCCGCTGGTCGTCACCGGCCCGCTCGCTGGCGGCGAGCTATCGATCCCCGGCGACGTCTCCTCGCAGTACATCACCGCCTTGCTGCTGGCCGGTGCAGTCACCGACGAGGGGATTTCGATCGAACTCGAGACCGAACTCAAATCCGCGCCGTACGTCGACATCACGCTCGAGGTGCTCGACGACTTCGGCGTCGAGGCGCGGAAGACGGACGCCGGGTTCGCGGTCGACGGCCGGCAGTCCTACCGTCCCGCGGGTGGCGACTACGCTGTGCCCGGCGACTTCTCGTCGATCTCGTACCCGCTGGCGGCGGGTGCGATCGCCGGCACCGAGGGCGAGGGCGTCCGCATCGAGGGCGCTCATCCGAGTGCGCAGGGCGATACCGCGATCGTCGACATCGTCGAGCGGATGGGTGCCGACGTGGACTGGGACCGCGACGCGGGGACGATCGATGTTTCGACGGCCGCGCTCTCGGGGATCGAAGTCGACGTCGAGGACACGCCCGATCTGCTCCCGACGATCGCCACCCTCGGTGCGGTCGCGGAGGGCGACACGCACATCGCGAACGCGGAGCACGTCCGGTACAAGGAGACCGACCGCGTGAGCGCGATGGCCGAAGAGTTGGGCAAAATGGGCGTCGAAACGACCGAGGAACGGGACTCGCTGACGGTCCACGGCGGCGACTCGAGCCTCTCGGGAGCGACCGTCTCCGGACGCGACGACCACCGGATCATCATGGCGCTCGCGCTCGCGGGACTGGTCGCCGACGGCGAGACCACCATCGAAGGGGCCGACCACGTCGACGTCTCGTTCCCGGGTTTCTTCGGGATGCTCGAGGAGTTAGGGGTCGGACTCGAGCGACTGGAGTAA
- a CDS encoding thiolase family protein yields the protein MASNTPVIVSAVRTAQGREDGALADVRSEDLSIPLVDEMLAETGVDGEDVDDLMWGCAQQRAEQRTNIARQIALFSELGEGVPATTVDRQCASSAQAIISAADSIAAGRHHAVIAGGVESMSRVKMGAADSGEMYPGLDEEYGMRNLQMGMTAEKVAEQHDISRAEQDEYGARSQQRAVEATEEGKFDDEIVPIETDEGVHDEDEGLRPGTTTETLAELPTVFKEDGTVTPGNASQIADGAAGVLLTSREFADENDLEVLAEVGTSYVAGVDPTVMGVGPVPATEGLLERADREIDDYGLVEINEAFASQTLYSQRELGIPDDQLNVNGGAIAIGHPLGCSGARLPVTLVHEMNRRGVDRGIATECVGFGQGAAIEFELP from the coding sequence ATGGCAAGCAATACGCCGGTAATCGTTAGCGCTGTTAGGACGGCACAGGGGAGAGAAGACGGTGCGCTCGCGGACGTCCGGAGCGAAGATCTCTCGATTCCGCTAGTCGACGAGATGCTCGCCGAGACGGGCGTCGACGGCGAGGATGTCGACGACCTGATGTGGGGCTGTGCCCAGCAGCGAGCCGAACAGCGGACGAACATCGCGCGACAGATCGCGCTCTTCTCGGAACTCGGCGAAGGGGTTCCGGCGACGACCGTCGACCGGCAGTGTGCCTCCTCGGCGCAGGCGATCATCAGCGCCGCGGACTCGATCGCCGCGGGACGCCATCACGCGGTCATCGCCGGCGGCGTCGAGAGCATGAGCCGCGTCAAAATGGGGGCCGCCGACAGCGGCGAGATGTACCCCGGACTCGACGAGGAGTACGGCATGCGGAACCTCCAGATGGGGATGACGGCCGAGAAGGTCGCCGAGCAGCACGATATCTCCCGGGCGGAACAGGACGAGTACGGCGCACGGAGCCAGCAGCGCGCGGTCGAGGCCACCGAGGAGGGGAAGTTCGACGACGAGATCGTCCCCATCGAGACCGACGAGGGGGTCCACGACGAGGACGAGGGCCTGCGTCCCGGAACGACTACCGAAACGCTCGCCGAACTGCCGACCGTATTCAAGGAAGACGGCACCGTCACGCCCGGTAACGCCTCCCAGATCGCCGACGGCGCGGCCGGTGTCCTGCTGACCAGCCGAGAATTCGCCGATGAGAACGACCTCGAGGTCCTCGCCGAGGTCGGGACCAGCTACGTCGCGGGCGTCGATCCGACCGTCATGGGCGTCGGCCCGGTCCCCGCCACCGAGGGCCTGCTCGAGCGAGCGGACCGCGAGATCGACGACTATGGCCTCGTCGAGATCAACGAAGCGTTCGCCAGTCAGACGCTGTACTCCCAGCGCGAACTCGGGATTCCGGACGATCAGCTCAACGTCAACGGCGGCGCGATCGCGATCGGGCACCCGCTGGGGTGTTCCGGCGCGCGCCTGCCGGTGACGCTCGTCCACGAGATGAACCGCCGCGGGGTCGACCGCGGGATCGCGACCGAGTGCGTCGGATTCGGACAGGGAGCGGCGATCGAGTTCGAACTGCCCTGA
- a CDS encoding DICT sensory domain-containing protein: MNSLGTLIERIERQRKTLEVYADDDAISAELGRQFETRNVDVVHRSLGSLDDSGFVIVRSADGEFRGALGIDQFRAILSPQIHPPWELADADYDRAELFDFLENTLFTTYDRRQMVATAREIEERAWRVGSGRLYTGFQRAAALAAQTAVYERLGSHGSLAVAVFLNDAWNRAALDGMTVVSKPGSELGEFWFVAFDGGDTEMESCALLAEERRDGEFYGFWTYDPSMVDELVTYLETTYDVS, translated from the coding sequence ATGAACTCGCTCGGAACCCTCATCGAGCGGATCGAACGACAGCGGAAAACGCTCGAGGTCTACGCGGACGACGACGCGATCAGCGCGGAACTCGGACGCCAGTTCGAGACGCGGAACGTCGACGTGGTCCACCGATCGCTCGGCTCGCTCGACGATTCGGGGTTCGTGATCGTTCGGAGCGCCGACGGCGAGTTCCGCGGCGCGCTGGGGATCGACCAGTTTCGCGCGATTCTCTCGCCACAAATCCATCCGCCCTGGGAACTCGCCGACGCCGATTACGACCGAGCGGAACTGTTCGATTTCCTCGAGAACACGCTGTTTACCACCTACGATCGCCGTCAGATGGTGGCCACAGCTCGCGAAATCGAAGAGCGGGCGTGGCGCGTCGGTTCCGGCCGGCTGTATACGGGGTTCCAGCGAGCGGCGGCGCTCGCCGCACAGACTGCGGTCTACGAACGACTGGGGAGCCACGGCTCGCTCGCGGTGGCAGTCTTCCTCAACGACGCGTGGAACAGAGCGGCGCTCGACGGCATGACGGTCGTGTCCAAACCGGGCAGCGAGCTCGGCGAGTTCTGGTTCGTGGCGTTCGATGGCGGTGACACCGAGATGGAATCCTGTGCGTTACTCGCCGAGGAACGACGAGACGGCGAATTCTACGGCTTCTGGACGTACGACCCGTCGATGGTCGACGAACTCGTTACGTATCTCGAGACGACGTACGACGTCTCATGA